Proteins from a single region of Metallibacterium scheffleri:
- a CDS encoding TraB/GumN family protein: MNSRWLAFLTVAVFIGLYAISGTSRASPALASSQATASLPTVQVDQYGPAIWGISKGNHVLWIVGSVSPIQKDLKWNSTNVTELMKTARVFIADKRSTNLEKKLPILRLIQVDWLEHHQWRENPHGAVLSNILPNSIYEQWLQLWKKYGHGHNPPDRLTPFYAQEILYKRFRDHYGLRERYVDHALIHIARHDGLRIKHPVLIQDVSHFEKAFLRIRKQQDGDHFACFRAILERVAHDYPKIYYRAKAWAIGDLSQIEYLKPTSRHSCYWNSTYRAAYTKEYGGQNLRFKHRLVDYYEGIIQKYPVAVTVLPINILLSAKGFIYQFRKLGYAITDPQGITNHKTGLGDFHH; encoded by the coding sequence ATGAACAGCAGATGGTTAGCATTTTTGACAGTTGCCGTTTTTATCGGTTTGTATGCGATCAGCGGCACCAGCCGCGCAAGCCCCGCTTTGGCAAGCAGCCAGGCCACTGCGTCGCTGCCGACGGTGCAGGTTGATCAGTACGGCCCGGCGATCTGGGGAATATCAAAAGGCAACCACGTGCTGTGGATTGTCGGCAGCGTTTCGCCAATCCAAAAGGATCTGAAGTGGAACTCTACAAATGTGACGGAATTGATGAAAACTGCGCGGGTATTCATTGCAGACAAACGGAGCACAAATTTAGAAAAAAAGCTGCCCATACTAAGATTAATACAGGTGGATTGGCTTGAGCACCACCAGTGGCGCGAAAATCCCCACGGCGCAGTACTATCAAACATTCTGCCTAATTCTATTTACGAGCAATGGCTTCAATTATGGAAAAAATATGGGCATGGCCACAATCCGCCCGATCGACTCACGCCCTTTTATGCACAGGAAATACTTTACAAGCGTTTCCGCGATCACTATGGATTGAGAGAACGTTATGTCGATCATGCATTGATCCATATCGCCCGGCACGACGGGCTGCGAATTAAGCACCCGGTACTTATTCAAGATGTCAGTCATTTTGAAAAGGCATTTTTACGAATACGCAAACAGCAGGACGGGGACCATTTTGCCTGTTTTCGCGCCATTCTTGAGCGCGTTGCCCATGATTACCCAAAAATTTATTACCGGGCAAAAGCATGGGCGATTGGTGATCTTTCCCAGATTGAGTACCTGAAGCCGACCAGCCGTCACAGTTGCTATTGGAATTCAACATACCGCGCCGCGTATACTAAAGAATATGGTGGCCAAAACCTACGGTTTAAACATCGGCTTGTCGATTATTATGAAGGAATTATACAAAAATACCCTGTTGCGGTAACCGTTCTTCCAATCAATATTCTCCTGAGCGCAAAGGGTTTTATCTATCAGTTCAGAAAGCTGGGATATGCCATAACTGATCCACAAGGGATTACAAATCATAAAACGGGACTCGGGGACTTCCACCATTAA
- a CDS encoding GNAT family N-acetyltransferase produces MTPHTIAIVTPTLLLRPFRRGDAVRFAAAVRESAASVGRWMPWPRADYTPDMALAWFADCAAQRRAETAHALGIFSRDGRELLGGAGLNRIDAQHRSANLGYWVRHTREGQGIATQAARALLDFGFDTLRLARIEIVTAQGNAASAAVARKAGATLECIARNRLIVGGQPVTAHVFARVPMTTTAAHAQPACKPVQGPRRTLPPTRVVLRALRPDDARTFLAAARISRALHHPWLRAPQTPQQFRALLARAAQPDHYTHLVCLRDSGAAVGVINLSKIVRGALCSAYLSYYVFAGHERQGLMREALHAAVRHAFGALKLHRLEINIQPGNVASRALVRACGFTLEGFSPRYLKIGGRWRDHERWALLADA; encoded by the coding sequence ATGACCCCCCACACGATCGCGATCGTCACGCCCACGTTGCTGCTGCGCCCGTTTCGCCGCGGCGACGCGGTGCGCTTCGCGGCGGCGGTGCGCGAATCGGCGGCCAGCGTCGGGCGCTGGATGCCGTGGCCGCGCGCCGATTACACGCCGGACATGGCGCTAGCCTGGTTCGCCGATTGCGCGGCGCAGCGGCGCGCGGAAACCGCACACGCGCTCGGCATTTTCAGCCGTGACGGGCGCGAGTTGCTGGGTGGCGCCGGGCTCAATCGCATCGACGCGCAACACCGCAGCGCCAATCTCGGCTACTGGGTGCGACATACGCGCGAGGGGCAAGGCATCGCCACGCAGGCGGCGCGCGCCTTGCTGGATTTCGGTTTCGACACGCTGCGACTGGCGCGCATCGAGATCGTGACGGCGCAAGGCAACGCCGCCAGCGCGGCGGTGGCGCGCAAGGCCGGCGCCACGCTGGAATGCATCGCGCGCAATCGCCTGATCGTGGGCGGCCAGCCGGTGACGGCGCACGTGTTCGCGCGCGTGCCGATGACGACCACTGCCGCCCATGCGCAGCCTGCGTGCAAACCCGTGCAAGGCCCACGACGCACGCTGCCACCCACGCGCGTCGTGCTGCGCGCGCTGCGACCCGACGATGCACGGACGTTTCTGGCTGCCGCACGCATCAGCCGCGCCTTGCATCATCCCTGGCTGCGCGCGCCGCAGACGCCGCAGCAATTCCGCGCGCTGCTGGCGCGCGCCGCGCAGCCCGATCACTACACGCATCTGGTGTGCCTGCGCGACAGCGGCGCGGCGGTCGGCGTGATCAATCTCAGCAAGATCGTGCGCGGCGCATTGTGCAGCGCGTATCTGAGCTACTACGTGTTCGCCGGACACGAACGCCAGGGGCTGATGCGCGAGGCGCTGCACGCCGCCGTGCGCCACGCTTTCGGCGCGCTGAAACTGCACCGGCTGGAGATCAACATCCAGCCCGGCAACGTGGCTTCGCGCGCGCTGGTGCGCGCCTGCGGCTTCACCCTGGAGGGTTTCTCGCCGCGCTATCTGAAAATCGGCGGCCGCTGGCGCGATCACGAGCGCTGGGCATTGCTGGCGGACGCTTGA
- a CDS encoding efflux RND transporter permease subunit — protein MSGGLAAWLQRHRRSILFLMSVLAAGGLLAALNMPVSLFPAIQFPRVRVSIDAGDRPAQQMAIEVTRPVEQALRGVPNVQAIASTSSRGSTDIDLRFAWGTDIIQSALQVEAALNQVLPQLPAGTRFNVRPMDPTKFPVVAYSLTSPTATPVQLHAIAEYQLLPLISSIHGVRAVQVQGGETPEYRVTVDPARLAALGLSLQNVEAALSAANVVQAVGRLQRQGRLYLLLSDTRFSGLDAIRHSVLRTGSDGVVELDDVATVSLATVPRWQSETADGKPAVLINVYQQLGGNTVAISRDIAAALAAFRDKLPADVRIHQWYDQSGLITASAGSVRDAIILGVLFATAVLFLFLRNWKLTLIAALVVPAVLAATSLLLYALGMSFNIMTLGGMAAAVGLIIDDVIVMLEHLVRRGAQRGHGTQTLLAAAREFTQPLAGSSTATVIIFVPLAFLGGVTGAFFKALSLTMGASLVISFFFAWLALPLLADHLLGAKDAAIEHGGRLTHAVQGWYRRLMTRLLARPALLLLGLAPLLALGTLGYFKVPTGFMPEMQEGGFVLDYRTRPGTSLRESDRLIAQVEHILASTPGVDTWSRRTGAQLGGGITEANEGDFFVRLKSPAGQAALMQRIVARIQQQVPGFEILDTPQPMQDLIGDLTGSPRPVVIRLFGDDWSQLVTLAPKVAAAVGKVRGLTEVQDGLNIAGDAVEIKVDRIKAALEGITPAAVTRQLDTYLSGTVTTHVLQGQQVLGVRVWVAPRDRDSLRRIEALRLRAVDGHLLPLARIATLKLITGQPQITRYDLKPMVAVSARIEGRGFGNALADVKRVLARPGLLPRGVYYTLGGLYQQQQIAFRGLAMVFGAATALVFLALLFLYERFRVALAIMAAPLLAASAVFFGLWISGQTLNITALMGLTMILGIVTEVGVFYFSELQLLRGEGMAFGEAIIQAGVNRLRPIAMTTLAAALALLPLALGIGQGSAMQQPLAIAIIAGLAVQMPLVLLLVPVLYALLARREAR, from the coding sequence ATGAGCGGCGGGCTCGCGGCCTGGCTGCAGCGGCACCGGCGCTCGATCCTGTTCCTGATGTCGGTGCTCGCGGCCGGCGGGCTCCTCGCCGCGCTCAACATGCCGGTGTCGCTGTTTCCGGCGATCCAGTTTCCGCGCGTGCGCGTGAGCATCGACGCCGGTGACCGCCCGGCGCAACAGATGGCCATCGAGGTGACGCGCCCGGTGGAGCAGGCGCTGCGCGGCGTGCCCAATGTGCAGGCGATCGCGTCCACCTCCAGCCGCGGCAGCACCGACATCGACCTGCGTTTCGCCTGGGGCACCGACATCATCCAGTCGGCGCTGCAGGTCGAGGCCGCGCTCAACCAGGTGCTGCCGCAATTGCCCGCGGGCACGCGCTTCAACGTGCGGCCGATGGACCCGACCAAGTTTCCGGTGGTGGCCTACAGCCTGACCTCGCCCACGGCGACGCCGGTGCAGTTGCACGCCATCGCCGAGTATCAACTGCTGCCGCTGATCTCGAGCATCCACGGCGTGCGCGCGGTACAGGTGCAGGGTGGCGAAACGCCCGAATACCGCGTCACCGTGGACCCGGCCCGGCTGGCAGCGTTGGGACTGAGCCTGCAGAATGTCGAGGCGGCGCTGTCCGCCGCCAACGTGGTGCAGGCAGTGGGCCGGTTGCAGCGCCAGGGCCGGCTGTACCTGCTGCTCTCGGACACGCGTTTCAGTGGCCTTGATGCGATCCGCCACAGCGTGCTGCGCACCGGCAGCGACGGCGTGGTGGAACTGGACGACGTGGCCACGGTGAGCCTGGCCACGGTGCCGCGCTGGCAGAGCGAAACCGCCGACGGCAAGCCGGCGGTGCTGATCAACGTGTACCAGCAGCTCGGCGGCAACACCGTGGCGATCAGCCGCGACATCGCCGCGGCATTGGCGGCGTTCCGCGACAAGCTGCCGGCCGACGTGCGCATCCACCAGTGGTACGACCAGAGCGGGTTGATCACCGCGTCGGCCGGCTCGGTGCGCGACGCCATCATCCTCGGCGTGCTGTTCGCTACCGCTGTGCTGTTCCTGTTTCTGCGCAACTGGAAGCTGACCCTGATCGCCGCGCTGGTGGTGCCCGCGGTGCTGGCCGCGACCAGCCTGCTGCTGTACGCGCTGGGCATGAGCTTCAACATCATGACCTTGGGCGGCATGGCCGCGGCGGTGGGGCTGATCATCGACGACGTGATCGTCATGCTCGAACACCTCGTGCGGCGCGGCGCGCAGCGCGGCCACGGCACGCAGACGCTGCTCGCCGCCGCGCGCGAATTCACCCAGCCGCTGGCCGGCTCGAGCACGGCCACGGTGATCATCTTCGTGCCGCTGGCGTTCCTCGGCGGCGTCACCGGCGCGTTCTTCAAGGCGTTGTCGCTGACCATGGGCGCCAGCCTGGTGATCAGTTTCTTCTTTGCCTGGCTGGCGCTGCCGCTGCTGGCCGATCACCTGCTCGGCGCGAAGGACGCCGCGATCGAGCATGGCGGGCGTTTGACCCACGCCGTGCAGGGCTGGTACCGGCGCCTGATGACGCGGTTGCTGGCGCGTCCGGCCCTGCTGTTGCTGGGGCTTGCGCCGCTGCTGGCGCTGGGTACGCTGGGCTACTTCAAGGTGCCCACCGGCTTCATGCCGGAGATGCAGGAGGGCGGGTTCGTGCTCGATTACCGCACGCGGCCCGGCACCTCGTTGCGCGAGAGCGATCGCCTGATCGCGCAGGTCGAGCACATCCTGGCCAGTACGCCGGGCGTGGATACCTGGTCGCGGCGCACCGGCGCGCAGCTCGGCGGCGGCATCACCGAGGCCAACGAGGGTGACTTTTTCGTGCGCCTGAAATCGCCCGCCGGGCAAGCCGCGCTCATGCAACGCATCGTCGCGCGCATCCAGCAGCAGGTGCCGGGCTTCGAGATCCTCGACACGCCGCAGCCGATGCAGGACCTCATCGGCGACCTCACCGGCTCGCCGCGCCCGGTGGTGATCCGCCTGTTCGGCGACGACTGGAGCCAGCTGGTGACGCTGGCGCCGAAGGTCGCCGCTGCCGTCGGCAAGGTGCGCGGGCTGACCGAGGTGCAGGATGGCTTGAACATCGCCGGCGACGCCGTGGAGATCAAGGTCGATCGCATCAAGGCGGCGCTGGAGGGCATCACCCCGGCTGCGGTCACGCGCCAGCTCGACACGTACCTGTCCGGCACGGTGACCACGCACGTGCTGCAGGGCCAGCAGGTGCTCGGCGTGCGCGTGTGGGTGGCGCCGCGCGATCGCGACTCGTTGCGCCGCATCGAGGCGCTGCGTCTGCGCGCCGTCGACGGCCATCTGCTGCCACTGGCGCGCATCGCCACGCTCAAGCTGATCACCGGGCAGCCGCAGATCACGCGCTACGACCTCAAGCCCATGGTCGCGGTGTCGGCGCGCATCGAGGGTCGCGGCTTTGGCAATGCGCTGGCCGATGTCAAGCGCGTGCTGGCACGGCCCGGCCTGCTGCCACGGGGCGTGTACTACACGCTCGGCGGTTTGTATCAGCAGCAGCAGATCGCGTTTCGCGGTCTGGCCATGGTGTTCGGCGCGGCCACCGCGCTGGTGTTTCTGGCACTGCTATTCCTGTACGAGCGGTTTCGCGTGGCGCTGGCGATCATGGCCGCGCCGCTGCTCGCCGCCAGCGCGGTGTTCTTTGGCCTGTGGATCAGCGGGCAGACGCTCAACATCACCGCGCTGATGGGCCTGACCATGATCCTTGGCATCGTCACCGAGGTCGGCGTGTTCTATTTCTCCGAGCTGCAACTGCTGCGCGGCGAAGGCATGGCCTTCGGCGAGGCGATCATCCAGGCCGGCGTCAACCGCCTGCGCCCGATCGCCATGACCACGCTGGCCGCCGCCCTGGCGCTGCTGCCGCTGGCGCTGGGCATCGGCCAGGGCTCGGCGATGCAGCAGCCACTGGCCATCGCCATCATCGCCGGCCTCGCCGTGCAGATGCCGCTGGTGCTGCTGCTGGTGCCGGTGCTGTACGCGCTGCTGGCGCGGCGCGAGGCGCGTTGA
- a CDS encoding efflux RND transporter periplasmic adaptor subunit, with the protein MKWFVLFLPMLLLAPRLAQAAPAAPSVLVQTVPATLRDLDERLTVYGKVEPDPERLRAVTTLSSGEVRKLYVGLGQRVTPGQPLLELATAPQARMAWTQAQGRVASARIQLQQTQNLFGEQLATRADLASARQALGSAEAALAALHAQGAQHATQVLRASAAAVVTQLDVAPGALVQPGQPLLLLGAQGHVWVRFGVEPEDAARVAPGMPVTLTPVFGGAPLDARVAQVHAVINPTTHLLDAVVRLDGARAAAQIPGAWMRGVIRLRATRALAVPRSAVLDDARGHYVFVIERGHARRVAVNAGLEQGGWIAVQGALVPGAQVVSAGNYELHDGMAVRIAAAPAR; encoded by the coding sequence ATGAAATGGTTCGTGCTGTTCTTGCCGATGCTGCTGCTTGCGCCGCGCCTTGCGCAGGCCGCGCCCGCCGCGCCCAGCGTGCTGGTGCAAACCGTGCCGGCGACGTTGCGCGATCTCGATGAACGGCTCACCGTGTATGGCAAGGTCGAGCCTGACCCCGAGCGTCTGCGCGCCGTGACCACGTTGAGCAGCGGCGAGGTGCGCAAACTCTACGTCGGGCTGGGCCAGCGCGTGACGCCAGGACAGCCGCTGCTGGAGCTGGCCACCGCACCCCAGGCGCGCATGGCATGGACGCAGGCGCAGGGCCGCGTGGCCAGCGCGCGCATCCAGTTGCAGCAGACGCAAAATCTGTTCGGTGAGCAACTGGCCACGCGCGCCGATCTGGCCAGCGCACGGCAGGCGCTGGGCAGTGCCGAGGCCGCGCTGGCCGCGCTGCACGCGCAGGGTGCGCAGCACGCCACGCAAGTGCTGCGTGCCAGCGCGGCCGCGGTGGTCACGCAGCTCGATGTCGCGCCAGGCGCGCTGGTGCAACCGGGCCAGCCGCTGTTGCTGCTGGGCGCGCAGGGTCATGTCTGGGTGCGCTTTGGCGTCGAGCCCGAGGACGCCGCGCGCGTCGCGCCGGGCATGCCGGTGACGCTGACGCCCGTGTTCGGCGGCGCGCCATTGGACGCGCGCGTCGCGCAGGTGCACGCGGTGATCAACCCGACCACGCACCTGCTTGATGCCGTGGTCAGGCTGGATGGCGCGCGCGCGGCCGCGCAGATTCCCGGTGCGTGGATGCGCGGCGTCATCCGCCTGCGCGCGACGCGCGCGCTGGCGGTGCCGCGCAGCGCCGTGCTCGACGACGCGCGCGGCCACTACGTGTTCGTGATCGAGCGCGGCCATGCGCGCCGCGTGGCGGTGAATGCGGGGCTTGAGCAGGGCGGCTGGATCGCGGTGCAGGGCGCGCTGGTGCCCGGCGCGCAGGTGGTCAGCGCCGGCAACTACGAACTGCACGACGGCATGGCCGTGCGCATCGCCGCGGCGCCGGCGCGATGA
- a CDS encoding TolC family protein, with product MACDRARRAGALLLVLLLGGCVSYQPRPLAQAPRWSPLPAAAPGRALPRLDLKQAVALALHDNPDYRAALLDARISTLQLRAAGLLPDPQLSASADHPGTPGYSRAWGLGLSADVSWLLTRGATLDAARAQRTATLLNLAWRGWALAQGTATDFIDAWSAQQRCALLQRQVDTERTRAAAFSRALQRRDVTLENAAANLVTLAAAESQLASAEQARAAARARLDADLNLPPDARYTLRAPSVLALPDAHQLDAALAALPRTRPDLLALAAAAQARDAEFRAAVLAQFPALSVGITRASDTSRVHSTGIGISLSLPVFGGAQARARIAGATRDRAVAEYQARLDGADRAARALAAQLRLLVAQRAQLVGHLPQLRELAANADRAFAGGNLSGTAWAGVQQNLIARELERLYLDATLAKGQVALAALLGHVPPGAAALSTATSSNPAEVPIP from the coding sequence ATGGCCTGTGATCGCGCACGCCGGGCCGGTGCGTTGCTGCTGGTGTTGCTGCTGGGCGGCTGCGTGAGCTACCAGCCGCGACCGCTGGCGCAGGCGCCGCGCTGGTCGCCGCTGCCTGCTGCCGCACCCGGGCGCGCGCTGCCGCGGCTCGATCTGAAGCAGGCCGTGGCACTGGCCTTGCACGACAATCCCGATTACCGCGCGGCGCTGCTCGACGCGCGCATCAGTACCTTGCAATTACGTGCCGCCGGCCTGCTGCCCGATCCGCAACTGAGCGCCAGCGCCGATCATCCAGGCACGCCGGGCTACAGTCGCGCCTGGGGTCTGGGTCTGAGCGCGGACGTGTCCTGGCTGCTGACGCGCGGGGCCACGCTGGATGCCGCGCGCGCGCAGCGCACCGCCACGTTGTTGAATCTGGCCTGGCGGGGCTGGGCGCTGGCGCAAGGCACGGCGACCGATTTCATCGATGCGTGGAGCGCGCAGCAGCGCTGCGCCTTGCTGCAGCGCCAGGTGGACACGGAGCGCACGCGCGCGGCGGCGTTTTCGCGCGCACTGCAGCGCCGCGATGTGACCCTGGAAAACGCCGCCGCCAATCTGGTCACGCTGGCCGCGGCCGAATCGCAACTGGCCAGCGCCGAACAGGCGCGCGCTGCCGCGCGGGCGCGGCTGGATGCCGATCTCAATCTGCCGCCGGATGCGCGCTACACGTTGCGGGCGCCCAGCGTGCTGGCGCTGCCGGATGCGCACCAGCTCGATGCCGCGCTGGCCGCGCTGCCACGCACGCGTCCGGACCTGCTTGCGCTGGCCGCCGCCGCACAGGCGCGCGATGCCGAGTTTCGCGCCGCGGTGCTGGCGCAGTTTCCCGCGCTCAGCGTCGGCATCACCCGCGCCTCCGACACCAGCCGCGTGCACAGCACCGGCATCGGCATCAGCCTGAGCCTGCCGGTCTTCGGCGGCGCGCAGGCGCGCGCGCGCATCGCCGGGGCCACGCGCGACCGCGCCGTGGCGGAATATCAGGCACGCCTGGATGGCGCCGATCGCGCCGCGCGCGCGCTGGCCGCGCAGTTGCGCCTGCTCGTCGCGCAGCGCGCACAGCTCGTCGGGCACCTGCCACAGCTGCGCGAGCTGGCGGCCAATGCCGATCGTGCCTTCGCCGGCGGCAATCTCAGCGGCACCGCCTGGGCCGGCGTGCAGCAGAACCTGATCGCGCGCGAGCTGGAACGGCTGTATCTCGATGCCACCTTGGCCAAGGGCCAGGTGGCGCTGGCCGCGCTGCTCGGCCACGTGCCGCCCGGCGCCGCCGCGCTGTCCACGGCGACCTCCTCCAACCCTGCCGAAGTTCCGATCCCATGA
- a CDS encoding DedA family protein gives MIHALAQFVLAHAHWAPLLLALVAFSEALVVVGTLVPGSATLVAVGAAAGALHLPLLPLLLGAMSGAVAGDTLSFFLGRHYGPRLLSSPRLDKRRVWIVRGEKALSRWGDLAVFGGRLLPPTRALIPAMAGTSVLPWWRFLIADVFAALVWAALHLGAAAFVTHALVHGGWFNTWWHAHGL, from the coding sequence ATGATCCACGCGCTCGCGCAGTTCGTGCTGGCGCACGCGCACTGGGCGCCGCTGCTGCTGGCGCTGGTGGCCTTCAGCGAGGCGCTGGTCGTGGTCGGCACGCTGGTGCCCGGCTCGGCCACGCTGGTGGCGGTGGGCGCGGCGGCCGGCGCCTTGCATCTGCCGCTGCTGCCGCTGCTGCTGGGTGCAATGTCCGGCGCGGTGGCCGGCGACACCCTGTCGTTTTTCCTGGGCCGGCATTACGGACCGCGCCTGCTGTCTTCGCCGCGGCTGGACAAGCGCCGCGTGTGGATCGTGCGCGGCGAAAAGGCGCTGTCGCGCTGGGGTGATCTGGCCGTGTTCGGCGGGCGCCTGCTGCCGCCGACGCGCGCGCTGATACCGGCAATGGCCGGCACCTCGGTGCTGCCGTGGTGGCGCTTTCTCATCGCCGACGTGTTCGCCGCGCTGGTGTGGGCGGCGCTGCATCTGGGCGCGGCGGCATTCGTCACCCATGCGCTGGTGCATGGCGGCTGGTTCAACACCTGGTGGCACGCGCATGGCCTGTGA
- a CDS encoding sensor histidine kinase — MRLPELLRTSALRLALWQALLFLVTAGVLAGIVGWQVHVFGRDQLRAAIRADTQRLLEEHDEPDNGGLRDEIAERLRAGGIEHTLMALLDGAGQPVLSNLPASVALHGLAPGWHAVDMPRSYDPDDGDDASAELWLQRLPDGRMLVVGRDRSSLIQLDETLAGAFAIASAVALLLALFGGLLLGRSYLRRVRVVGTRAQRIMDGDLSVRIPARAQGGDEFDLLARQLNAMLARIQTLMESMRQVSNDIAHDLRTPLTHLRQRLETAARASDADALRAALAQAQHDVDQVLSTFSAMLAIARIEARERRAGFAIVDFSTLLEVLAADYAPVAEERGQRLRTQIAPGLMVAGDRRLLQQLFANLIENAMTHSPAHTEITLSLAAEGAQGFLATVADRGPGIPAAEREAVFKRFYRLDQSRATPGSGLGLALVQAIAELHGFRASIADHAPGTRVLLRGARAAPVRSGDLA, encoded by the coding sequence GTGCGCCTGCCTGAGCTGCTGCGCACCTCGGCGCTGCGCCTGGCGCTGTGGCAGGCGTTGCTATTCCTGGTGACCGCCGGGGTGCTGGCCGGCATCGTCGGCTGGCAGGTGCACGTGTTCGGCCGCGATCAGCTGCGCGCGGCGATCCGTGCCGACACGCAGCGTCTGCTCGAGGAACACGACGAGCCCGACAACGGTGGTCTGCGCGATGAAATCGCCGAACGCCTGCGCGCCGGTGGCATCGAGCACACGCTGATGGCGTTGCTGGATGGCGCGGGCCAGCCGGTGCTGAGCAACTTGCCGGCGTCGGTCGCGCTGCATGGCCTGGCGCCCGGCTGGCACGCGGTCGACATGCCGCGCAGCTACGACCCCGATGACGGCGACGACGCCAGCGCCGAGTTATGGCTGCAGCGCCTGCCCGATGGCCGCATGCTGGTGGTCGGCCGCGATCGCTCCAGCCTGATCCAGCTCGACGAAACCCTGGCCGGTGCCTTCGCCATCGCCAGCGCCGTGGCGTTGCTGCTGGCACTGTTCGGCGGGCTGCTGCTCGGGCGCAGTTATCTGCGCCGCGTGCGCGTGGTCGGCACCCGCGCGCAGCGCATCATGGACGGTGACCTCAGCGTGCGCATCCCGGCGCGCGCGCAAGGCGGCGATGAATTCGACCTGCTCGCGCGCCAGCTCAACGCGATGTTGGCGCGCATCCAGACCCTGATGGAAAGCATGCGCCAGGTGTCCAACGACATCGCGCACGATCTGCGCACGCCGCTGACGCATTTGCGCCAGCGCCTGGAAACCGCGGCGCGTGCCAGCGATGCCGACGCGTTGCGCGCGGCGCTGGCGCAGGCACAGCACGACGTCGACCAGGTGCTGTCCACGTTCTCCGCGATGCTGGCCATCGCGCGTATCGAGGCGCGTGAGCGCCGCGCCGGCTTTGCCATAGTCGATTTCAGCACCCTGCTCGAGGTGCTCGCCGCCGACTACGCGCCGGTCGCCGAGGAGCGTGGCCAGCGCCTGCGCACGCAGATCGCGCCGGGGCTGATGGTCGCCGGCGACCGCCGCCTGCTGCAGCAACTGTTCGCCAACCTGATCGAGAACGCGATGACGCACAGCCCCGCGCATACCGAAATCACCTTGAGCCTCGCCGCCGAGGGCGCGCAGGGTTTTCTTGCCACGGTGGCTGATCGCGGCCCCGGCATTCCGGCGGCCGAGCGCGAGGCCGTGTTCAAGCGCTTTTATCGCCTCGATCAGTCGCGCGCGACGCCGGGCAGCGGCCTGGGTCTGGCGTTGGTGCAGGCCATCGCCGAGTTGCATGGTTTCCGCGCCAGCATCGCGGACCACGCACCGGGTACGCGCGTGCTGCTGCGCGGCGCACGCGCCGCGCCGGTCAGGTCGGGTGACTTGGCATGA
- a CDS encoding response regulator transcription factor codes for MRILVIEDDNETAAYILRGLSEHGHAVERAPTGRDGLFLATDGSYDLIVLDRMLPGMDGMTLLKTLRAAEVRTPVLMLTALGEVDQRVEGLEAGADDYLGKPFVFTELLARVQALGRRPPLQEQVSLLQVADLEMDLLKREVRRAGKLIELQPREFRLLEYMMRHAGEVVTRTMLLEQVWDFHFDPQTSVVETHISRLRAKIDRAHGAGRELLYTVRGAGYCLRAPA; via the coding sequence ATGCGCATCCTGGTGATCGAAGATGACAACGAGACCGCGGCCTATATCCTGCGCGGGCTCAGCGAGCACGGCCACGCCGTCGAGCGCGCGCCGACCGGACGCGACGGATTGTTCCTGGCAACCGACGGCAGCTACGACCTGATCGTGCTGGACCGCATGTTGCCGGGCATGGACGGCATGACCCTGCTCAAGACCCTGCGCGCTGCCGAGGTGCGCACGCCGGTGCTGATGCTCACCGCGCTGGGCGAGGTCGATCAGCGCGTCGAGGGCCTGGAGGCCGGCGCCGACGATTATCTGGGCAAGCCGTTCGTGTTCACCGAGCTGCTGGCGCGCGTGCAGGCGCTGGGCCGGCGTCCGCCGTTGCAGGAGCAGGTGTCGCTGCTGCAGGTGGCCGACCTGGAGATGGATCTGCTCAAGCGCGAGGTGCGCCGCGCCGGCAAGCTGATCGAGCTGCAGCCGCGCGAGTTTCGCCTGCTCGAATACATGATGCGTCACGCCGGCGAAGTGGTCACGCGTACCATGCTGCTGGAGCAGGTGTGGGATTTCCATTTCGATCCGCAGACCAGCGTGGTCGAGACCCACATCAGTCGCCTGCGCGCCAAGATCGATCGCGCGCATGGCGCCGGGCGCGAACTGCTATACACCGTGCGCGGCGCCGGATACTGCCTGCGTGCGCCTGCCTGA
- a CDS encoding PepSY domain-containing protein yields the protein MQDIQAKNTTLAPRPLWLAVALALALDMTGFVPAAHADASEAAEIAAVARAHITPIAAVTLAEKHSGGRAYGMGLEVARLGTWYEVQLDVKGQSMVARIDPHSGAFLGIEPAKGDDRIGARTLAGRKIDLVQALRAAETHAHGRALEAGPAGSGVTAHYDVDVVAAGGKLQHLSVNADNATVGVAPQSEQD from the coding sequence ATGCAGGATATCCAGGCAAAAAACACGACCCTGGCGCCACGGCCGCTGTGGCTGGCCGTCGCGCTGGCCCTGGCGCTGGACATGACCGGATTTGTCCCCGCCGCGCACGCCGACGCCAGCGAAGCCGCTGAGATCGCGGCCGTGGCCAGGGCGCACATCACCCCGATCGCGGCGGTGACGCTGGCCGAGAAACACAGCGGCGGCCGCGCCTACGGCATGGGTCTGGAAGTCGCCAGACTGGGCACCTGGTACGAGGTGCAACTCGACGTGAAGGGCCAGTCCATGGTCGCGCGCATCGATCCGCACTCGGGCGCGTTCCTCGGCATCGAACCGGCCAAGGGCGACGACAGGATCGGGGCGCGTACGCTAGCTGGGCGCAAGATCGATCTGGTGCAGGCCTTGCGCGCCGCCGAGACGCACGCGCATGGCCGCGCGCTGGAGGCCGGCCCCGCGGGCAGCGGTGTCACCGCGCACTACGACGTCGATGTGGTCGCTGCCGGTGGCAAGTTGCAGCACCTCAGTGTCAACGCCGACAACGCAACGGTCGGCGTCGCGCCGCAGAGCGAGCAGGACTGA